In a genomic window of Sutcliffiella sp. FSL R7-0096:
- the essB gene encoding type VII secretion protein EssB, translated as MSDQSRTYLEEELQAVLSKEGETVKLVFQKERIKLEEADEISMLQNVHPTIMRKIQETEDELTIIYHISPAFASFAQLKRKEEKSRWIFASQLIKSVKDHSLSRLHLLVCPENLVVDESLTPYFLHYGVMESLPPYEKDDEKLWKETKAVIATAIDSKYTFKEYLKLSQTLELSSIAKSIMNAKNEDELLDIIRKGIKKLEDKEKQLIHLPKRKWKITRYATVGLSVLLIPTLILVVYSFLFAQPKQAAFVQSSEHFLKNEYSQVVTTLNAYDAKDMPRVVQYKLATSYIINESLNEDQKDTLQNRITLQSDRNYYLYWIHIGRGEAEQALDIARSLEDSEIILYALLKYKEQVRAQQDLSGEEKQNQLKEIQDEIDEYAEAIKALEEEEETEVSDEE; from the coding sequence ATGTCTGATCAAAGTCGAACATATCTAGAAGAAGAATTACAAGCGGTGCTATCAAAGGAAGGAGAAACAGTAAAGCTTGTATTCCAAAAAGAACGAATTAAGTTGGAAGAGGCAGACGAAATAAGTATGCTTCAAAATGTTCATCCAACTATTATGAGAAAAATTCAGGAAACGGAAGATGAACTAACAATCATCTATCATATTTCCCCTGCTTTTGCTTCTTTTGCACAATTGAAAAGAAAAGAAGAAAAAAGTAGATGGATTTTTGCCTCGCAATTAATTAAGAGTGTAAAAGATCACTCTCTTTCCAGACTTCATCTCCTTGTTTGTCCTGAAAACTTGGTAGTGGATGAAAGCCTGACTCCTTATTTTCTTCACTATGGTGTAATGGAAAGCCTCCCGCCATATGAAAAAGATGATGAAAAACTATGGAAGGAGACAAAGGCTGTTATCGCTACTGCCATTGACAGCAAATATACCTTCAAAGAATATTTGAAACTTTCTCAAACATTGGAACTATCCTCTATAGCCAAGTCCATTATGAATGCAAAGAATGAAGACGAGCTATTGGACATTATCCGTAAGGGGATAAAAAAGTTAGAGGATAAAGAAAAACAGTTGATTCATCTTCCTAAAAGAAAATGGAAAATCACAAGATACGCAACCGTTGGTTTATCGGTCCTATTAATTCCAACACTAATTTTGGTGGTGTACTCCTTTTTATTTGCACAGCCAAAACAAGCTGCATTTGTTCAGAGTTCAGAGCACTTCCTTAAAAATGAATATAGTCAGGTTGTTACAACGTTAAATGCTTATGATGCCAAAGATATGCCGCGTGTGGTGCAATATAAACTAGCAACTTCATACATCATTAACGAATCATTGAACGAAGACCAAAAGGATACCTTGCAAAATAGAATAACTCTTCAATCAGACCGGAACTATTATCTTTATTGGATACATATAGGGCGTGGGGAAGCAGAACAAGCTTTGGATATTGCAAGATCTTTAGAGGATTCTGAAATCATTTTGTATGCTTTATTGAAATATAAAGAACAGGTCAGGGCTCAGCAAGATTTATCAGGAGAAGAAAAGCAGAATCAATTAAAGGAAATCCAAGATGAAATTGATGAATATGCAGAAGCGATAAAGGCTCTGGAAGAAGAGGAAGAAACAGAAGTGAGTGATGAAGAATAG
- the esaA gene encoding type VII secretion protein EsaA — protein sequence MTGKTTYIIKMVLVVLLILVTPAIFFGSVGDNPMKVERTASRVIAVVNEDTGMEKEDKALEFGKEISSIFDENSRYEWTVIGRSAAVNGLKDSRYDAVVYIPSNFSTNIMTYESKQPVKANFEYTVQDQLNAVDRERVLRELEKATGRVNSRISTLYWTYVSQDLENVRAHFDTILQKEIDFQNAMLAFYKPTSLNLANEIERQRFMLENLQSTVATVSEEAPGRENNVQQFEQNLTSFVRFVEEFKEYQNNQQEVLQQLQDESISSIQLLASVQPSRHGDMQDYLSQEGREINAGLEAINNSMGKNNAALGKLSNVRQSEVGRQTDEMKTFLEKQEGIALLQKNTQLNQLEVSLEELKKELGKEGEKEPGKPEDPSPASTSSVVKARENSSNEEAPEKRSLEQEIAELNRIATDMESLKADLNDKLPEELIDIIIPLGELSKRISKVEESLREIDKEENPLMKIIKQLEEQIQALEEEIVLYLDQISELELEIENLEGDKKSLTNNLKTVINEIEKKEEEILKQVRKLDNSRFDRINEVFERPINNNNTKELLNYHSSLIQFEQTLNRDVSEDVELLLKDIEEILVVSNSEQEEWDGLSAAIPSMMDEMQALQDNFTTFMKEYSANIEEQQSSIMNDLTSLEVSASSVMEQVRLFAANEPTPAEGNDGNTVVNRQQTISQELLTLNDLVSSVGESQSNIVSYTTELQTNVESVQSDADTLNAKWAENVDATRMYRDDIFNVLGNAYVDGQKNGPVYDHLSNPLQISGDAATGTEDNRIPPVVVLAIILISSLLIGYFSHYFNNAPMLVQGSMFILLNIIVGLIISLYGLNIYPLAEDRAIQWSIFTILLLTTASAVVLTGFSIGKLVGWIASVGLVIFFISPFLSLTAPNINYEDPMSRVYMSIQYGSSSLFMGAIITLIVLLLLLLVIPQLVKLIKSNREKKNEDEAYEV from the coding sequence ATGACGGGAAAAACCACCTATATCATTAAAATGGTGTTGGTTGTTCTCCTTATCCTCGTAACACCAGCTATTTTCTTTGGATCTGTCGGGGACAATCCGATGAAGGTTGAACGAACCGCTTCTAGAGTAATAGCTGTGGTAAATGAAGACACAGGGATGGAAAAGGAAGACAAAGCCCTAGAATTTGGTAAGGAAATATCTTCTATCTTTGATGAAAATTCAAGATATGAATGGACAGTCATCGGCCGTAGCGCAGCTGTAAATGGACTTAAAGATTCCAGATACGATGCAGTCGTTTATATTCCTTCCAACTTTTCGACCAACATCATGACCTATGAAAGCAAGCAACCGGTTAAGGCAAACTTTGAATACACCGTTCAAGACCAGCTGAATGCAGTTGATCGGGAAAGAGTATTAAGAGAATTAGAGAAAGCGACCGGCAGGGTAAATAGCAGAATATCCACCCTGTACTGGACGTATGTCTCTCAGGACCTCGAAAACGTACGAGCTCATTTTGATACAATCCTACAGAAGGAAATAGATTTCCAAAATGCGATGCTAGCATTCTATAAGCCTACTTCCCTAAACCTTGCAAATGAGATTGAAAGACAACGCTTTATGTTAGAAAACCTTCAATCAACAGTGGCAACGGTCAGTGAAGAGGCCCCTGGAAGGGAAAACAATGTTCAACAATTTGAACAGAACCTGACTTCCTTTGTGCGATTTGTAGAGGAATTCAAAGAATATCAAAATAACCAACAAGAAGTCCTGCAACAGTTGCAGGATGAGAGCATAAGCAGCATTCAACTTCTTGCAAGTGTCCAACCTTCCAGACATGGGGATATGCAGGATTATCTATCACAGGAAGGTAGAGAGATAAATGCTGGTCTGGAAGCCATCAATAATAGTATGGGGAAGAATAATGCAGCACTAGGTAAGCTTTCTAACGTGAGACAATCTGAAGTCGGTAGGCAGACAGATGAAATGAAAACGTTCCTTGAAAAACAGGAAGGAATTGCCCTTCTACAAAAAAATACACAACTGAATCAGTTAGAAGTGAGCCTTGAGGAATTGAAAAAAGAACTTGGAAAAGAAGGCGAAAAAGAGCCTGGAAAGCCAGAAGATCCTTCTCCTGCTTCCACTTCTTCTGTAGTGAAAGCAAGGGAGAATTCATCTAACGAAGAGGCTCCCGAGAAGAGAAGTTTGGAGCAAGAAATTGCAGAACTTAATCGCATTGCAACAGATATGGAAAGCTTAAAAGCAGATTTAAATGATAAACTTCCAGAAGAATTAATTGACATTATTATTCCATTAGGGGAATTATCTAAAAGAATTTCCAAGGTGGAAGAGAGCCTTAGGGAAATTGATAAAGAAGAAAACCCGTTAATGAAAATAATCAAGCAATTGGAAGAACAAATACAAGCTTTGGAAGAGGAGATTGTCCTTTATCTCGACCAAATTTCTGAGCTTGAGTTGGAAATAGAAAACCTGGAAGGGGATAAAAAGTCCTTAACAAATAATTTGAAAACAGTCATCAATGAGATAGAAAAGAAAGAAGAAGAAATACTGAAGCAAGTTAGAAAACTAGATAATTCTAGATTTGATCGAATAAATGAGGTTTTTGAAAGACCAATCAATAATAATAATACTAAAGAATTGTTAAACTACCATTCTTCCCTTATACAATTTGAACAGACACTTAACAGAGATGTAAGTGAGGATGTCGAACTGTTACTCAAGGATATTGAAGAAATCCTGGTGGTATCTAATTCGGAACAAGAGGAATGGGATGGATTATCAGCAGCTATTCCGTCCATGATGGATGAAATGCAGGCACTACAGGACAACTTCACAACTTTCATGAAGGAGTACAGCGCCAATATTGAAGAGCAGCAATCCTCCATCATGAATGACCTCACTTCCCTAGAAGTAAGTGCGAGTTCTGTAATGGAGCAGGTGCGTTTATTCGCGGCTAATGAACCTACACCTGCCGAAGGAAATGATGGGAATACTGTTGTGAACAGGCAGCAGACCATCAGTCAGGAATTATTAACACTAAATGACTTGGTATCATCAGTCGGAGAGAGCCAGTCTAACATTGTCTCTTATACGACAGAGCTACAGACTAATGTAGAAAGTGTTCAAAGCGATGCAGACACATTGAATGCTAAGTGGGCAGAGAATGTAGATGCAACGAGAATGTACAGAGATGACATTTTTAATGTATTAGGAAATGCCTATGTAGATGGACAGAAGAATGGTCCTGTTTATGATCACCTATCCAACCCATTGCAAATAAGCGGAGATGCTGCAACTGGCACCGAGGATAATAGAATTCCTCCTGTCGTGGTGCTGGCAATTATCCTTATTAGCAGCCTATTGATCGGATATTTCAGCCATTATTTCAATAATGCGCCTATGCTCGTTCAGGGGTCTATGTTTATACTATTAAATATCATAGTTGGATTGATCATCAGTTTATATGGATTAAACATTTATCCTTTAGCGGAGGATCGTGCCATTCAGTGGTCTATTTTTACCATTCTTTTGCTTACGACTGCGTCAGCGGTCGTTTTAACCGGATTTAGTATTGGTAAATTGGTTGGCTGGATTGCAAGTGTTGGATTGGTAATCTTCTTTATTAGCCCTTTCCTTTCACTAACAGCACCGAATATCAATTATGAAGATCCAATGTCACGCGTATACATGTCCATTCAATATGGGTCAAGCTCACTCTTCATGGGAGCGATAATTACATTGATTGTCCTTCTTCTATTACTTCTTGTCATACCTCAATTGGTGAAACTGATAAAGAGTAACCGCGAGAAAAAGAATGAAGATGAAGCTTATGAAGTATAG
- the essC gene encoding type VII secretion protein EssC, producing MKNFWVFYKDHYQKMNVTTNQRITIGREMDDHLTVLSLPFTAESISVELEDEGFSVKQNDRQIGYGTTIKPFEWKVKGDTVKMVATEGGGSVKTYYIGDKKDAAISINEVSLQLTRSFSREWVVKSEGSTCYLNGRRLEGKAVLEKGDLLLLSYSEIRFIEEDLIEIESRVDYVTNLTEMKSPQSEMKKKYPNYRRTPRMVYDLPDDKVSLQFPSQESDDNNKGLWLIIMPPLIMLIVMGVVALVAPRGIFIIISMVMFMTTLITSTVQFFKEKANRKRREERRRRVYSLYLENKRRELQDLADKQTHVLTFHFPSFERMKYLTHQISDRIWERSMESHDFLQFRLGRGKVPSSYEISINSGDMANREIDDLLEQSQLMEKVYREIDNLPIVADLSKGAIGLVGKESVMKNEIHQIIGQLSFFHSYHDLRFVFIFNEKEYDQWEWVKWLPHFQVPHSFAKGLIYNEQTRDQLLSSIYEMLRERDLMEDKEKVAFSPHIVFIITEQQLIADHVILEYLEGNHKDLGISVIFAADSKESLSDNIETLVRYINTHEGDILIQEKKAVSIPFRLDAHRIEGNENFSRMLRTLDHQVGMTNSIPNSVSFLEMMKVKEVGKLPIKENWLSRESSKSLAVPIGLKGKEDISVLNLHEKAHGPHGLLAGTTGSGKSEFLQTYILSLAIHYHPHEVAFLLIDYKGGGMAQPFENMPHLLGVITNIEGSKNFSARALASIKSELKRRQRLFDQYKVNHINAYTDLYKQNKTEEPLPHLFLISDEFAELKAEEPEFIRELVSAARIGRSLGVHLILATQKPGGVIDEQIWSNARFRVALKVQDADDSREILKNGDAASITETGRGYLQVGNNEVYELFQSAWSGAPYLEDTSESEDEIAFVTDLGLVPLSDVSTTKRKKKSGKTEIDAVVEEIHSVQGNMGIMKLSSPWLPPLEGRLSRNHYSTQETNIIPLALMDEPEKQSQTVYNYEMLEDGNIGIFGSSGYGKSHTVLMLLLSIAEKYTPEEVHYYIFDFGNGTLLPVRQLPHTADYFLMDEERKIEKFMRILKDEMARRKGLFQQREVSSIKMYNALSEEKLPLMFMTIDNFDLIKEEMQDLEMQINQFVRDGQSLGIYMIFTATRVNSIRQSLMNNLKTKIVHYLMDNSEAFTILGRVPYSPEPIPGRAIIKKDDACFSQVFLPGDGKDDFEILDSIRNDVQTLKGKYSEYKEPQPVPMLPSDLNVINFAKYTEGKMKNGLVPIGLDEEFVQPVFINFDKYKHCMIVGQAQKGKTNVIKVILNSTLDQGVDSIGLFDSFDRSLSNYNEENKVTYLETKDQIGIWVQEVEQKLLERETDYHEKVQFGDTSMDYPPIFLVVDGYARFVQNLDSLLQDKFARLIKNYSHLGFNLVVAGSNNDLSKGYDTLTMEVKQIRQAMVLMKKSEQNIFTLPYERKEEEIQPGYGYYVINGKEMKIQIPLCATERKVYT from the coding sequence GTGAAGAATTTTTGGGTATTTTATAAAGACCATTATCAAAAAATGAATGTAACAACAAATCAACGCATTACGATAGGGAGAGAGATGGACGATCATCTTACCGTGCTTTCCTTACCTTTTACAGCAGAATCCATTTCTGTAGAACTGGAGGATGAAGGTTTCTCTGTAAAACAAAATGATAGACAAATAGGATACGGTACAACTATCAAGCCATTTGAATGGAAAGTAAAAGGAGACACGGTGAAGATGGTAGCGACCGAGGGCGGCGGTTCCGTCAAAACCTATTATATAGGGGATAAAAAAGACGCAGCAATTTCTATTAATGAAGTCTCCCTGCAATTGACAAGAAGTTTTTCCCGAGAGTGGGTTGTTAAATCTGAAGGTTCAACATGTTATTTGAATGGCCGCCGACTTGAAGGGAAGGCCGTGTTGGAAAAAGGAGACCTTTTGCTTTTATCATACTCCGAGATACGTTTTATAGAAGAGGATTTGATTGAGATTGAATCTAGGGTAGACTATGTGACTAATTTAACAGAAATGAAAAGCCCTCAATCGGAAATGAAAAAGAAGTATCCAAATTATCGCAGAACTCCGAGAATGGTTTATGATCTTCCTGACGACAAAGTTTCTTTGCAATTCCCTTCCCAGGAATCCGATGACAACAATAAAGGTTTGTGGCTAATCATCATGCCTCCCCTTATAATGCTAATCGTAATGGGTGTGGTTGCACTTGTTGCACCAAGGGGAATATTTATCATCATCTCCATGGTTATGTTCATGACCACGTTAATTACATCGACTGTACAGTTCTTCAAAGAAAAAGCAAATCGTAAAAGACGTGAAGAGCGTCGCAGAAGGGTATACAGCCTCTATCTTGAAAATAAACGACGTGAGCTACAGGATTTGGCAGACAAACAAACGCATGTCTTAACCTTCCATTTCCCATCTTTTGAAAGGATGAAATATTTAACCCATCAGATTTCTGACCGCATTTGGGAACGCTCGATGGAAAGTCATGATTTTCTACAATTTAGGTTAGGACGTGGAAAGGTCCCTTCCAGTTATGAAATCAGCATTAATTCAGGAGATATGGCCAATAGGGAAATTGACGACTTATTGGAACAATCCCAGCTAATGGAAAAAGTGTATAGGGAAATTGATAATCTCCCAATCGTAGCTGACTTATCCAAAGGAGCCATTGGATTGGTTGGGAAAGAATCTGTCATGAAAAATGAGATACATCAGATTATCGGTCAGCTATCCTTTTTCCATAGCTACCATGACTTACGATTTGTCTTTATTTTCAATGAGAAAGAATATGACCAATGGGAATGGGTTAAATGGCTTCCACACTTCCAAGTTCCGCACTCCTTTGCCAAAGGGCTCATCTATAATGAACAGACAAGAGATCAGTTGCTTTCTTCCATTTATGAGATGCTAAGGGAAAGAGATTTGATGGAAGATAAGGAAAAGGTCGCTTTCTCTCCACATATAGTCTTTATCATTACAGAACAGCAACTTATTGCTGATCATGTCATTCTTGAATACTTAGAAGGCAATCATAAGGACCTTGGGATATCGGTTATTTTTGCTGCAGATTCCAAGGAAAGCTTGTCTGATAATATTGAAACGCTTGTGAGGTATATCAATACCCATGAAGGGGATATTCTAATCCAGGAAAAAAAAGCCGTTTCCATACCATTCCGTTTGGATGCCCATAGGATAGAGGGAAACGAGAATTTTTCAAGGATGCTTCGCACACTTGACCATCAGGTGGGGATGACCAATTCTATCCCAAACAGCGTTTCATTTTTAGAGATGATGAAAGTAAAGGAAGTAGGAAAACTGCCGATTAAAGAAAATTGGCTTTCAAGAGAGTCTTCCAAATCTCTTGCCGTACCAATCGGGCTTAAAGGAAAGGAAGATATATCGGTATTGAACCTTCATGAAAAAGCACATGGTCCGCATGGACTTTTAGCTGGAACAACAGGTTCCGGAAAAAGTGAATTCTTACAGACATATATCTTGTCGCTTGCCATTCACTACCACCCTCATGAGGTAGCCTTTTTACTTATTGACTACAAAGGTGGTGGAATGGCCCAGCCGTTTGAAAATATGCCACACTTGCTTGGTGTCATTACCAATATTGAAGGAAGTAAAAACTTTAGTGCAAGGGCGCTAGCTTCCATTAAAAGTGAGCTGAAAAGACGTCAACGACTCTTTGACCAATATAAAGTGAATCATATTAATGCATATACCGATCTATATAAACAAAATAAGACGGAAGAGCCTCTTCCTCACCTGTTCTTGATTTCCGATGAATTTGCGGAATTGAAGGCGGAAGAGCCTGAGTTTATCAGAGAGCTGGTAAGTGCGGCCCGTATCGGAAGGAGCTTGGGTGTACATCTCATCCTCGCAACCCAGAAACCAGGGGGCGTAATAGATGAGCAGATCTGGAGTAATGCCCGTTTTAGAGTTGCCCTGAAAGTGCAAGATGCAGATGATAGCCGAGAAATATTAAAAAATGGGGATGCCGCATCCATCACCGAAACAGGTAGAGGGTATCTTCAAGTAGGAAATAATGAAGTGTACGAATTATTCCAATCAGCCTGGAGCGGTGCACCGTATCTGGAGGACACTTCAGAATCAGAGGATGAGATTGCATTTGTAACAGACCTTGGACTTGTACCGTTATCAGATGTTTCTACAACAAAAAGAAAGAAGAAAAGCGGCAAAACAGAAATCGATGCCGTTGTGGAAGAGATTCACTCTGTGCAAGGAAATATGGGGATCATGAAGCTTAGCAGTCCTTGGCTGCCACCACTAGAAGGAAGGCTATCACGTAATCACTATAGCACCCAAGAAACAAATATCATTCCGCTTGCGCTGATGGATGAACCGGAAAAACAATCACAAACAGTCTATAACTATGAAATGCTTGAAGATGGCAACATCGGAATCTTTGGATCTTCCGGATACGGAAAGTCGCATACTGTCCTAATGTTGCTTCTAAGTATTGCTGAAAAATACACACCAGAAGAGGTACACTATTACATTTTTGATTTCGGGAACGGAACATTGTTACCAGTTAGGCAGCTTCCACATACTGCCGACTACTTCCTGATGGATGAAGAGCGCAAGATTGAAAAATTCATGAGGATCCTTAAAGATGAAATGGCACGCCGGAAGGGCTTGTTCCAGCAAAGGGAAGTCAGCTCGATTAAGATGTATAATGCTTTGAGTGAAGAAAAGTTACCGTTAATGTTCATGACCATTGATAATTTTGATCTAATCAAAGAGGAAATGCAGGATTTGGAAATGCAGATTAATCAATTCGTTAGAGATGGTCAATCCCTCGGAATATATATGATATTTACGGCTACAAGGGTCAACTCTATCAGGCAATCACTGATGAACAACTTGAAAACAAAAATTGTTCACTATCTAATGGATAATAGTGAAGCTTTCACGATACTTGGCAGAGTACCTTATAGTCCAGAACCTATCCCTGGACGTGCCATCATTAAGAAAGATGATGCCTGTTTCTCTCAAGTTTTCTTGCCCGGAGACGGAAAAGATGACTTTGAAATACTGGATTCGATTCGAAATGACGTCCAGACATTAAAAGGAAAATATAGCGAGTACAAGGAACCTCAGCCTGTACCTATGCTTCCATCTGATCTCAATGTCATTAATTTTGCTAAATATACAGAAGGGAAGATGAAGAACGGCCTTGTACCTATTGGACTTGATGAAGAATTCGTACAGCCGGTATTTATCAATTTCGATAAATACAAGCATTGCATGATTGTTGGACAGGCCCAAAAAGGAAAAACCAATGTGATAAAAGTGATCCTGAATTCCACCCTGGATCAAGGTGTCGACTCAATCGGACTATTTGATTCCTTTGATAGAAGCCTTTCCAATTACAATGAAGAAAACAAAGTAACATATCTGGAGACAAAAGATCAAATCGGAATCTGGGTGCAAGAAGTAGAGCAAAAGTTGCTTGAGAGGGAAACTGACTATCATGAGAAAGTCCAATTCGGTGACACCTCCATGGATTACCCACCTATATTCCTGGTTGTTGATGGCTATGCAAGGTTCGTCCAAAACTTGGACTCATTGCTGCAAGATAAGTTCGCAAGATTAATTAAGAACTACAGCCATTTAGGTTTCAATCTGGTTGTAGCAGGCAGCAATAATGACCTTTCCAAAGGCTATGATACATTAACGATGGAAGTGAAGCAGATTCGTCAGGCGATGGTACTGATGAAAAAATCTGAACAGAACATTTTCACGTTGCCATATGAACGAAAAGAAGAAGAAATACAGCCAGGGTATGGTTATTACGTAATTAATGGCAAGGAAATGAAAATACAGATTCCGCTTTGTGCCACTGAAAGGAAGGTATACACATGA
- a CDS encoding sigma 54-interacting transcriptional regulator — translation MISLKEMITPIPYQIKEETTLAEALTIMKEEKHSLLPVVDKQEKLIGVFTRSRLYQMIQEEKPLRTPIKNHIKNKVYSLRIDTHFEDLEEIVRHSSVGTGVVVDTENRVLGLFTKADMVMGLLNTTSTLKDQLNTVVENATIGVLMTDGEKNIVYGNNRFWHMTGLSREENIDKSVTKVIPEILELLRKVQWNTPITIKRLKSILTINTYQTVRNQAGFIVLLHDISELEGIASELESVKNLKQSLQTAMEHAYDGILMADDQQTIQMVSPSMLELFNLEYKDVLHKKTEEVFPHFQLSKVYETEEADVSDFHEINGIKYIIHRIPVIQEGRVVGAIVKIMYRQLNEVNELFKRLQKAENKASFYHTELKKSENARFTWDHIISENAVMEKIKKSAAKAAKGRSTILIRGESGTGKELFAHAAHNSSARKDGKFVIVNCAAIPEDLLESEFFGYEEGAFTGARSRGKIGKFDLANGGTLFLDEIGDMSLTLQAKLLRVLQEREFYRVGGTKRIHVDVRIIAATNRNLEEMVIDGTFREDLYYRLNVISLFIPPLRERMQDIEILSDKVMRELNRVIGTSITGFEPAAKQILMSYHWPGNVRELRNVMERAMTFAEHGKIKVEDLPDYMLGSTNVFLEEIAVTQEETMVESAERQAIETALTKTKGNKAKAAKMLGISRSSLYDKLRKYQL, via the coding sequence GTGATTTCATTAAAAGAAATGATAACGCCAATTCCATATCAAATAAAAGAAGAGACAACTCTCGCTGAAGCATTAACTATCATGAAAGAAGAGAAACATAGTCTCTTGCCTGTGGTAGATAAGCAAGAAAAGTTAATTGGAGTCTTTACAAGAAGCAGATTATATCAAATGATACAGGAAGAAAAACCACTCCGAACCCCCATTAAAAATCATATTAAAAATAAAGTGTATTCTTTACGTATAGATACCCATTTTGAAGATTTAGAGGAAATTGTCCGTCATAGTTCAGTGGGCACTGGTGTAGTGGTTGATACGGAAAACAGAGTGCTAGGATTGTTTACAAAAGCAGATATGGTGATGGGGCTCTTGAACACCACTAGTACCCTCAAGGATCAATTGAACACTGTGGTAGAGAATGCAACCATTGGAGTATTGATGACGGACGGAGAAAAAAATATTGTTTATGGAAATAATCGTTTCTGGCACATGACGGGGCTGAGTAGAGAAGAAAATATAGATAAGTCGGTGACAAAGGTAATCCCTGAGATATTGGAGCTCTTAAGGAAAGTACAATGGAATACCCCAATAACCATTAAGAGACTGAAATCCATCCTAACTATTAATACCTATCAAACAGTCCGGAATCAGGCAGGATTTATTGTTCTTTTACACGATATATCGGAGCTGGAAGGCATAGCATCAGAGCTTGAGTCCGTTAAAAATCTAAAGCAATCTCTTCAAACAGCAATGGAACATGCTTATGATGGAATATTGATGGCAGATGACCAACAGACAATCCAAATGGTCAGCCCCTCTATGTTGGAGTTGTTCAATTTAGAGTATAAGGATGTATTACATAAAAAAACGGAAGAAGTCTTTCCTCATTTTCAATTATCAAAAGTATATGAAACAGAAGAAGCCGATGTTAGTGATTTCCATGAGATAAATGGAATCAAGTATATCATTCACCGAATCCCCGTCATACAGGAAGGTCGGGTAGTCGGAGCAATCGTGAAAATAATGTATCGGCAGTTGAATGAAGTCAATGAACTTTTCAAAAGACTCCAAAAGGCAGAAAACAAAGCAAGCTTCTACCACACTGAACTGAAGAAATCCGAAAATGCGAGGTTTACTTGGGATCATATTATAAGTGAAAATGCAGTGATGGAAAAAATCAAAAAGAGTGCTGCAAAAGCGGCAAAAGGCCGATCAACCATTTTAATCAGAGGCGAGAGCGGGACTGGCAAGGAGCTATTTGCACATGCGGCTCATAACAGTTCTGCTAGAAAAGACGGGAAGTTTGTTATAGTAAACTGTGCGGCAATACCGGAGGATTTATTAGAATCAGAATTCTTCGGGTATGAAGAAGGTGCTTTTACTGGGGCTAGGTCACGAGGAAAAATTGGAAAGTTCGACTTAGCGAATGGTGGGACCTTATTCTTAGATGAAATTGGGGACATGTCATTGACCCTCCAGGCTAAGCTGTTAAGGGTGTTGCAAGAAAGGGAATTTTATCGTGTGGGTGGTACAAAAAGAATTCATGTGGATGTAAGGATAATCGCAGCTACCAATCGCAACTTGGAAGAAATGGTGATAGATGGTACGTTCCGTGAAGATCTTTACTACCGATTGAATGTCATTTCTTTATTCATTCCACCTCTCCGGGAAAGAATGCAGGACATAGAAATCCTTTCCGATAAAGTAATGAGGGAGCTTAACCGTGTTATAGGTACAAGCATTACCGGCTTTGAGCCAGCGGCAAAACAAATACTAATGTCTTATCATTGGCCAGGAAATGTCCGTGAACTTAGAAATGTGATGGAGCGGGCGATGACATTTGCTGAACATGGGAAAATCAAAGTGGAGGATCTGCCAGATTATATGCTCGGAAGTACCAATGTCTTTTTGGAAGAAATTGCGGTTACACAAGAGGAGACTATGGTAGAGAGCGCAGAGCGTCAAGCAATTGAAACAGCTTTAACGAAAACAAAAGGCAATAAAGCAAAGGCTGCAAAGATGCTTGGAATCAGTCGGTCGAGTCTTTATGATAAATTGAGGAAATACCAATTATGA
- the essA gene encoding type VII secretion protein EssA, whose protein sequence is MKYRIAFLLAMITIFVSLLTLNVNVKHAESDIESLTPNSYQKKEFRENTNFLRENNLNEHRESVPEEQKLLTFKQREKKAEEDFIGSLFTTDEEKSTTIQVTSAELKLFTQQDTSRYQAVVATESTSKTNSIVILLYGFLAIAVILLLVLILPRMANVKK, encoded by the coding sequence ATGAAGTATAGAATTGCTTTTCTTTTAGCGATGATAACTATTTTTGTATCTTTGCTTACTCTAAATGTAAATGTGAAGCATGCGGAATCAGATATTGAATCCCTTACTCCAAACAGTTATCAGAAAAAGGAGTTTAGGGAGAACACAAATTTCCTGCGAGAAAATAATCTAAATGAGCACAGGGAGTCTGTTCCTGAAGAGCAAAAACTGTTAACCTTCAAACAGAGGGAGAAGAAAGCGGAAGAGGACTTCATCGGATCGCTTTTTACAACTGATGAAGAGAAATCTACGACTATTCAAGTTACCTCGGCAGAGCTGAAACTTTTTACACAACAAGATACCTCCAGGTACCAAGCTGTTGTCGCTACTGAAAGCACTTCGAAAACGAATAGCATTGTCATTCTTTTGTATGGATTTCTGGCAATAGCAGTGATTCTATTATTAGTTCTAATCCTTCCAAGGATGGCAAATGTAAAAAAATGA